AACTAGGTTCAAGAATTTAAGATTGGGCACAAATTTCAAATCTTGGATATTTGTCAGTTTGTCATTTTCACCCAAGTAAACACTTTGATGGTAAACTTGATCGTTTGAAATCAAATCAATTTTCTGAATTTTTTGCAAATCTTGTAAAAACGCTTGATTCATATGTGCGTCTTTTTTCAACAGCGTATATGAGTAATTCCAAGTATTTTTATTTTGGGCCTTCAACGTTGCAATCAATGCTTGAACAGTGTTTGCACTGGCATAATTGGCCTTAACACCATGATTAATTGGGTACATTACCACTTTTTTGTTAACTTGCTTAGTGGCTCCAGTTTTAATGTTTTTAACTTGGATATTTAATTTTTGCTTATCCTTAAGCTTAGTAACTTTAACGCTGTACTTACCCTTAACGCTAGTTTTAGTAGTTTTTAAAACTTTTCCATTTCGTTTAATGGTAATTTTACCATTTTTAACACTACTAGTTCCGCTAACTTTGGCTATACCGTCTTTGTTACCTTGGATGCTGTTAACTTTTAATTTCTTGATTTTTGGTGTTTTTTTAATCTTTATTAGCTTAGTCTTTGTATATGCTCCGCGACTGACTTTAACGCGTAATTTGGTACCAACTCGATATTGTTTTTTTAATTTAACCGTGTATTCGCCATACCGATTAGCGCGACCACGAGCTAATACCTTACCTTTTTCGGAACGAACTTCAAGATTTCCAAACGCAACAGTTGTTCCATACACGGTCTTAGCTTTTTGATAGCTTGTTGCTTGTTTCAAATGCGCCCGCTTAACCGTTAATTTCTTTTGTTGAACCTTCCGGCCAGCTTTAACTTTAATTGTTAATTTTTGACCCGGTTTCAATTGCTTACCGGTCTTAATCACGTACTTGAAATTACCTTGCTTAACCTTCTTAGATAAGATAGTTTCGTTACCACGACGAATTGTTAATCGACCTGGCTTAGCAACGGTTCCGTGTACATAACGGTCCGCTGCATAGATGGCATTGATATTTAACTTTGAACTAGCTTCGACAGGCTGGGGATTAGCGAGTAATCCCAGCGCAACGACGCTTGCCATCGTTCCGAGTAACATTTTTCGATATTTCGCCATGGCAGAAAGCTCCTTTATAATTTTCTTTATTATATCTAGCATAGCAAACTTAACGTTCCATAGGTGGGAAGTCACAGTATTTTCAACTTCTTCAAAATAAAATCACATGCGCCCAACGACAGAATTAAATTTGCTTTGTACTATACAGATAACCAATATACTCGGCTTTTTTCGTAAGCTGATTGTTGGACACTTTGATTGGTCAAGCATATAATGTGCCTATAAAGATTTCCAATTAATCTTTATTGTCCCCCACATGTTGAAATGCATGGCCACCACGCTCCCCCCATATGCGCGGTGGCATTTTTTGTTTATTATTTTATAAGGCATAATAAAAAATGACTCAGCTTTTCCATATAAAGGAAAAACCGGCTCTATACTTTTTACTGTTGGTGGAGAAATCCGTCAGCAGTTTTTTATGTTCTTCGCGAGGGTGGAGCAAAGCGACAGATGAGCCTAGAATAGATAATTATGTACAAAACAAAAAGGACATATTAAATGTCCATCACCACGTTCCAACCGACAAAAATCAAAAAGTATGCGAGGTTATTTATTATGTCCCAAGACAATTGTATCTTACGTGAGTTAAATTTAAAAGATAAAAACATCCATTTTACCGACAATGAAGCAGGAGAATGGAACTATTTTGATTATCGTGGTCGCGGAGACAAGCGACATAAATGCTTAATTTATACCGCTAATTTAACCTATTCCGTTAGCCGATGCAGTGACTGTGGTTTTCGTGATTGCGTCGAGCACTGGGGGTGGACTTCAACCGAGATGCGACTCACTGGCACGAGCTTGTGGGATGTGCGCTTAGCGCTGCGTAAACAACGTTTTCACTGTAAGAATTGTGGTAATACATTTACAGCAGCGTCATCCGACTTCGAAAAGAACTGCCAAATTTCACGAAACACGAAAGTAATCGTAAAACAGAATCTAAACGAAGATATGATGACAGAAAAAACTGTAGCTAAGCACCTTCATATCTCACCTAATTCTGTACAACGAATCGAATATGACGCAATATACGAAGGCGGACAATACAAGTATCAATACAATTTTAAAACAACAATTACCGAAGCTATTTTCCATGGGATGAGTTCCGCTCAGCCAATGATCAGTTTAGCTTTATTTGGTGTGATGCCACTTCAATCAAGCAATTTGAAGTACTGCCCAATCGACTAACCAAAACAATCAAACAATATTTTCTTGGATTTTCACTAGCTAATCGGAAGCGTGTTAAGCACGTTGTCATGGATATGAACGCTCAATACGCCAGTTTCATTAAGTTCTTATTTCCGAACGCAGAAATCATTATCGACGGCTTCCATATCGCTCAGCGTATCGGTAACGCCTTGGATAGTGTTCGTAAGAACATTCAAAAACGCATTGATGATAAACAAAATAATCGAGCCTAATAAAAATCATGAAGAGTCAAATGGAAATCTTCCACATGATGTATGAGGATCTCGAAAAAAACCGAAACCTTATTACAATGCGTGGAATTAATGAATATCTAACACAAGAACAAGCGATTGGCATCGTCTTCGACGAATATCCTGAATTTGGTCAGGTTTGGACTGCATATCAGGAAATTATGAAAGCAATGCATAACAAAGATTTATCAGGTTTCGAAGACATCATCACTCATTACACGATTATGGGAAACGATATGGACAGCGCAATTTCGACTTTCGCCAAGAATTATAAGGGAATTCAAAACAGCATCACCTCGAACTATTCAAATGGACGCGTTGAAGGTATGAACCACAAAATCAAACAGCTTAAACGTAACTCGTGTGGTTACAAAAATATGGCTCACTTACTCTGGCGAATCCGTCAGATTTTTTAAGATGTCCCAATCTCCATTTATTTGGCTCATATGTCACTCCGTTCCATCCTCGCAAAATAAACAAAAAAGGAACCAGAATCCATTAAGATTCTAGTTCCAAAATAGTCCTACCAACAGAATTTGACACAGAGCCGAAAAACCGAGCCATTTTGTATACAACAGAAAGCATCAAACTGCCTGCTCTCGTTTTTTTATTTTAAGCTTCAATCTCAGCAACAACGTCTCTTGCAACTTGCATATCACCAATATATGGTGTGTCGACCCCGTTGATTTTTTGGTATGGATCTAAACCTTTACCGGCAATCGCAACAACATCCTTATCCGTGCTCATTGAAATAGCTTGTTTAATGGCTGTTGGGCGATCCATTTCGTAGTGGACTTCAACTTTTTCAGTATCCGTTGCAGCTGCAATTTCATCGGCAATTGCTCGCGGATCTTCGTATTGTGGATCATCAGCAGTTAACCAGACCACGTTAGCTTGCTCGGTAAGCGCTTGTCCAAAACCAGCCCGTCGAGATTCCGCCTTATTTCCTGGTGCCCCTAAGACGACGATAACACGGCCCTGTGGGTGTTGAGTGTGTAGGAACTTCATTAACGCTTTCATCGAGACATAGTTGTGGGCATAATCCACATAAACTACACCATGACTCATCGTTTGAAATGATTCCATCCGCCCAGGTACCGTGACTTCATTCAGTCCTTGGATCATGGCCGGTTGGGTTGCCCCGGCTAATGCTGCCGCAATTAGCACACTAGCTGCGTTACTTTCATTGTAATCCCCAGGCACATTTAACGTGTAGTCACCAGCAATTGCCAATGCGTCAGCCTTGCTGGTATTGGTTGTAACATGCATTTTACTATCATGTAAATCAGCTTGACCCGTGAATAAAACATCAACAGGTACCTTAACTTGGGCCGCTTCACGTGCGTAAACATACACATCGGCTTCGTCGTGGTGACGCATTGCCGCCGCATAAACATCAGCTAAATAATCAGTTTCGCCATTGATAATAACTTTACGGCTGTTATCAAAGAGCATTAATTTGTGTTCTAAATAATCAGCAAAGGTTGGGTGCTCGGCTGGCCCGATGTGATCTGGTGAAATATTTAAGAAAATTCCCACATCGAATTGTAGGCCGTAGACTCGACTTTTTTTGTAGGCTTGTGAAGAAACCTCCATCACTAAATGGGTCATACCGTAATCAACTGCTTTGCGCATATCATGGAATAAATCCAACGATTCCGGTGTTGAAAGATCTGACTTGAAGTGATCATCTGGGCCTAAAATCCGATCAATTGTCGAAAATAAGGCCGTCTTGCCACCAGTACTTGCTTGTAAAATTTCGTGGGTAAAATAAGCGCCCGTGGTTTTTCCCTTGGTTCCAGTAAACGCGATGATATATAAATCCTTTTCGGGATTATTATAAAAAGCCGCCCCTAAGACTGCCATCGCTTTTTGCACATTGGTTACTAATAAACGTGGTAATTGTTCACCTTCAGTATATTCAACATCCGTGACGTAAGCACTGGCGCCTAATTCACGCGCACTTGTCAAAAATGCCGGCTTAAAATTTCCTTTGGCAAAAAACAAAGTACCAGGAGTCACTTTACGTGAATCGTAACTCACCGCACTAAAATCACCGTTAACATTTCCACGCACATCTTGTAAAAGACTGTGCGCAGTTAAAATTTCAATTGCTTGTTGCCAATTAATGGCCATTTATTTCACTTCCCTAATTTATAAACTTGATTAAAACTTAATTCCCTTAACGGCTCGCAATGTATAGAACGAACCAGTGACCACAATCATGGTCTGGCTATTTTCCCGAATTTGTCGTGCTAATGTGATGGCAGCAGTTGGATCATCGGCAATCGCAACTTCTACAGTATTATTTAATTCTAAAATTTGTGCGGCCAACTCATCCGCCGTTAACGCACGACCTGGATTAGCTGGTGTCACAGCAATTACGCGTGAAACTTGTGGCAATAAATCCTCAAGCATTGATAAATAATTTTTATCGCGTAAAATTCCAAGCACTACCGTGGGTTTGAATGGTAATTTCCAAGCTGCAAGTGACGCAACTAACCCACGAATGCCATCGGGATTATGCGCCGCATCGCGCAAAATATTCTGCGCTGCATTGTATTCCATCCGCCCAGGGAGTTTCGCATTTTTTAACCCATTACGCACCGCATCACTTGAGATTTCAACACCCAAATCGCGCAAAGCATGTACCGCTTGAATCGCGGTGTTCAAGTTCAATACTTGATACTGACCTGCTAAGCCCAAAAACACATCCGTATTGCCATCAACTTTAAGCACTGTACCTTCTGGACTAGCTTTAAATGTTGTGATTACCGGTGATTTACCGTCGTACCACTTTGCCCCGGCAGTTTCAGTTGCTTCCTTCAAAATTCGCTTTACGGCTACATCTTGGCCATTATACGAAATCACAGTCGCACCCGGCTTAATAATCCCCGCCTTGATTTTGGCGATTCCTTCTAGCTTGTCACCTAAAATTGCTTGGTGATCGTAAGAAATCTTAGTAAAAATATCTAGCATCGCACTAGAAATCAAGTTAGTGGCATCTTGTTCCCCACCTAAACCCACTTCTAAAACTACAAAATCTGCGTTTTTTTCCGCAAAACTAACTAATGCAACCAAAGTCCACCATTCA
This is a stretch of genomic DNA from Periweissella cryptocerci. It encodes these proteins:
- a CDS encoding transposase; this encodes MSQDNCILRELNLKDKNIHFTDNEAGEWNYFDYRGRGDKRHKCLIYTANLTYSVSRCSDCGFRDCVEHWGWTSTEMRLTGTSLWDVRLALRKQRFHCKNCGNTFTAASSDFEKNCQISRNTKVIVKQNLNEDMMTEKTVAKHLHISPNSVQRIEYDAIYEGGQYKYQYNFKTTITEAIFHGMSSAQPMISLALFGVMPLQSSNLKYCPID
- a CDS encoding transposase: MKQFEVLPNRLTKTIKQYFLGFSLANRKRVKHVVMDMNAQYASFIKFLFPNAEIIIDGFHIAQRIGNALDSVRKNIQKRIDDKQNNRA
- a CDS encoding transposase codes for the protein MKSQMEIFHMMYEDLEKNRNLITMRGINEYLTQEQAIGIVFDEYPEFGQVWTAYQEIMKAMHNKDLSGFEDIITHYTIMGNDMDSAISTFAKNYKGIQNSITSNYSNGRVEGMNHKIKQLKRNSCGYKNMAHLLWRIRQIF
- a CDS encoding UDP-N-acetylmuramoyl-L-alanyl-D-glutamate--2,6-diaminopimelate ligase, whose product is MAINWQQAIEILTAHSLLQDVRGNVNGDFSAVSYDSRKVTPGTLFFAKGNFKPAFLTSARELGASAYVTDVEYTEGEQLPRLLVTNVQKAMAVLGAAFYNNPEKDLYIIAFTGTKGKTTGAYFTHEILQASTGGKTALFSTIDRILGPDDHFKSDLSTPESLDLFHDMRKAVDYGMTHLVMEVSSQAYKKSRVYGLQFDVGIFLNISPDHIGPAEHPTFADYLEHKLMLFDNSRKVIINGETDYLADVYAAAMRHHDEADVYVYAREAAQVKVPVDVLFTGQADLHDSKMHVTTNTSKADALAIAGDYTLNVPGDYNESNAASVLIAAALAGATQPAMIQGLNEVTVPGRMESFQTMSHGVVYVDYAHNYVSMKALMKFLHTQHPQGRVIVVLGAPGNKAESRRAGFGQALTEQANVVWLTADDPQYEDPRAIADEIAAATDTEKVEVHYEMDRPTAIKQAISMSTDKDVVAIAGKGLDPYQKINGVDTPYIGDMQVARDVVAEIEA
- a CDS encoding bifunctional folylpolyglutamate synthase/dihydrofolate synthase, with the translated sequence MTVHEDYVKLVKKFDKSWRVVHENRVPFLKEVIGWLDNPDEQLKIIHIGGTNGKGSTGEMINEVLLAQGYHVGHFASPAVYTSREQISFDDEMITEAEFIKYFKQIYKVVQAHGKGIKDISSFEWWTLVALVSFAEKNADFVVLEVGLGGEQDATNLISSAMLDIFTKISYDHQAILGDKLEGIAKIKAGIIKPGATVISYNGQDVAVKRILKEATETAGAKWYDGKSPVITTFKASPEGTVLKVDGNTDVFLGLAGQYQVLNLNTAIQAVHALRDLGVEISSDAVRNGLKNAKLPGRMEYNAAQNILRDAAHNPDGIRGLVASLAAWKLPFKPTVVLGILRDKNYLSMLEDLLPQVSRVIAVTPANPGRALTADELAAQILELNNTVEVAIADDPTAAITLARQIRENSQTMIVVTGSFYTLRAVKGIKF